In Micromonospora sp. WMMD980, the following are encoded in one genomic region:
- the hisG gene encoding ATP phosphoribosyltransferase, with protein MLRVAVPNKGALAEKAAQMLREAGYRQRTDPKDLVCRDEPNDIEFFYLRPKDIATYVGSGDLDVGITGRDLLIDSGAPAEEVVDLNFARATFRFAARPDDVASVQQLGGHRIATSYPGLVERHLAELDVKAEVIRLDGAVENAIRLGVADVVADVVETGATLRQAGLVVFGEPLLRSSAVLVSRAGAPGCPQQGQLERRLHGVLVARRYVMLAYDVPAGLLDRASSLTPGIESPTVSPLHREGWVAVQAMVLRDDVHRIMDELYELGARAILVTNIHACRL; from the coding sequence ATGCTGCGTGTCGCCGTGCCCAACAAGGGCGCCCTGGCCGAGAAGGCGGCCCAGATGCTGCGCGAGGCGGGCTACCGCCAGCGCACCGACCCGAAGGACCTGGTCTGCCGGGACGAGCCCAACGACATCGAGTTCTTCTACCTGCGCCCCAAGGACATCGCCACCTACGTCGGCTCCGGTGACCTGGACGTCGGCATCACCGGGCGGGACCTGCTGATCGACTCCGGCGCGCCGGCCGAGGAGGTGGTGGACCTCAACTTCGCGCGGGCCACCTTCCGGTTCGCCGCCCGCCCGGACGACGTCGCCTCGGTCCAGCAGCTCGGCGGGCACCGGATCGCCACCTCGTACCCGGGTCTGGTGGAGCGGCACCTGGCCGAGCTGGACGTCAAGGCCGAGGTGATCCGGCTCGACGGCGCGGTGGAGAACGCGATCCGGCTCGGCGTGGCCGACGTGGTCGCCGACGTGGTGGAGACCGGCGCCACGCTGCGCCAGGCCGGCCTGGTGGTCTTCGGCGAACCGCTGCTGCGCTCCTCGGCGGTGCTGGTCAGCCGGGCCGGCGCGCCCGGCTGCCCCCAGCAGGGGCAGCTGGAGCGCCGGCTGCACGGGGTGCTGGTCGCCCGCCGTTACGTGATGCTCGCCTACGACGTGCCGGCCGGGCTGCTCGACCGGGCCAGCTCGCTCACCCCGGGCATCGAGTCGCCGACCGTCTCGCCGCTGCACCGCGAGGGCTGGGTCGCGGTGCAGGCCATGGTGCTCCGCGACGACGTGCACCGGATCATGGACGAACTCTACGAGCTGGGCGCGCGGGCGATCCTGGTCACCAACATCCACGCCTGCCGGCTGTGA
- a CDS encoding phosphoribosyl-ATP diphosphatase: MPSVKTFEELFAELQAKAAAGTPGSGTVDALAKGVHFIGKKVVEEAAESWMAAEHEGPERAAEEISQLLYQAQVLMLATGLELKDVYRHL, translated from the coding sequence TTGCCGTCCGTGAAGACGTTCGAGGAGTTGTTCGCCGAGCTGCAGGCCAAGGCCGCCGCCGGCACCCCGGGCTCGGGCACGGTCGACGCGCTCGCCAAGGGGGTGCACTTCATCGGCAAGAAGGTCGTCGAGGAGGCGGCCGAGTCGTGGATGGCGGCCGAGCACGAGGGCCCGGAGCGGGCCGCGGAGGAGATCTCCCAACTGCTCTACCAGGCGCAGGTGCTGATGCTGGCCACCGGTCTCGAGTTGAAGGACGTCTACCGACATCTGTGA
- the ribH gene encoding 6,7-dimethyl-8-ribityllumazine synthase: MAGFGEPGAPAVDAAGLTVGVVAARWHGELTDHMAERAQAAAEACGARAVVARVAGSVELPVVAQAMARRFDVVVALGVVVRGATAHFDYVCQSVTEGLTRVALDEGKPVAHGVLTVDTIEQARDRAGLPGSAEDKGWAATVAALEAALAIRGLDAANAHRVGFA; the protein is encoded by the coding sequence ATGGCGGGTTTCGGGGAGCCGGGCGCGCCCGCGGTGGACGCCGCCGGGCTGACCGTCGGCGTGGTGGCGGCGCGCTGGCACGGCGAGCTGACCGACCACATGGCCGAGCGCGCGCAGGCGGCGGCCGAGGCGTGCGGGGCACGGGCCGTGGTGGCCCGGGTGGCCGGCTCGGTGGAGCTGCCGGTGGTGGCCCAGGCGATGGCCCGGCGCTTCGACGTGGTGGTCGCGCTCGGCGTGGTGGTGCGCGGCGCGACCGCGCACTTCGACTACGTGTGCCAGTCGGTGACCGAGGGCCTGACCCGGGTGGCGCTGGACGAGGGCAAGCCGGTGGCGCACGGTGTGCTCACGGTGGACACCATCGAGCAGGCCCGGGACCGGGCCGGGCTGCCCGGCTCGGCCGAGGACAAGGGTTGGGCGGCCACCGTGGCGGCGCTGGAGGCCGCGCTGGCGATCCGCGGCCTGGACGCGGCCAACGCCCACCGCGTCGGCTTCGCCTGA
- a CDS encoding bifunctional 3,4-dihydroxy-2-butanone-4-phosphate synthase/GTP cyclohydrolase II has translation MSSFGSIEQAVADIAAGRPVVVVDDEDRENEGDLIFAAELATPELVAFMVRYTSGYICVPLTEAECDRLDLPPMHHTNQDRRGTAYTVTVDAREGVSTGISAADRSHTIRLLADAGTDPTDLARPGHVVPLRARAGGVLRRPGHTEAAVDLTRLAGLRPAGVLCELVNDDGTMMRLPDLEKFCAEHGLTLITIADLIAHRRRTEKQVGLAAEARMPTPYGVFRAYGYRAEHDSAEHVALVFGDLGDGRDVLVRVHSECLTGDVFGSLRCDCGPQLQASLARVAEEGRGVVLYVRGHEGRGIGLLHKLQAYQLQDQGRDTVDANLDLGLPADARDYGTGAQILYDLGVRSMRLLTNNPAKRAGLEGYGLTVTGREGLPVRSNPENMRYLRTKRDRMGHLLDGLDEAAGAGEVTEAPMGRPVADDEIGA, from the coding sequence ATGAGCAGCTTCGGTTCGATCGAACAGGCGGTGGCGGACATCGCCGCCGGGCGGCCCGTGGTCGTGGTCGACGACGAGGACCGGGAGAACGAGGGCGATCTGATCTTCGCGGCCGAGCTGGCCACCCCGGAGCTGGTGGCGTTCATGGTCCGCTACACCTCCGGCTACATCTGCGTGCCGCTGACCGAGGCCGAGTGCGACCGGCTCGACCTGCCGCCGATGCACCACACCAACCAGGACCGGCGGGGCACCGCGTACACGGTGACCGTGGACGCCCGCGAGGGGGTGAGCACCGGCATCTCGGCCGCCGACCGGTCGCACACCATCCGGCTGCTGGCCGACGCCGGCACCGACCCGACCGACCTGGCCCGCCCGGGTCACGTGGTGCCGCTGCGCGCCCGCGCGGGCGGGGTGCTGCGCCGCCCCGGGCACACCGAGGCGGCGGTGGACCTGACCCGGCTGGCCGGCCTGCGCCCGGCGGGCGTGCTCTGTGAGCTGGTCAACGACGACGGCACCATGATGCGCCTGCCGGACCTGGAGAAGTTCTGCGCCGAGCACGGCCTCACGCTGATCACCATCGCCGACCTGATCGCGCACCGCCGCCGCACCGAGAAGCAGGTCGGGCTGGCCGCCGAGGCGCGGATGCCCACCCCGTACGGCGTGTTCCGGGCGTACGGCTACCGGGCCGAGCACGACTCGGCCGAGCACGTCGCGCTGGTCTTCGGTGACCTCGGCGACGGGCGCGACGTGCTGGTCCGGGTGCACTCCGAGTGCCTCACCGGGGACGTGTTCGGCTCGCTGCGCTGCGACTGCGGCCCGCAGTTGCAGGCGTCGCTGGCCCGGGTCGCCGAGGAGGGGCGCGGGGTGGTTCTCTACGTGCGCGGGCACGAGGGCCGCGGCATCGGCCTGCTGCACAAGCTGCAGGCGTACCAGTTGCAGGACCAGGGGCGCGACACCGTCGACGCGAACCTCGACCTGGGGCTGCCGGCCGACGCGCGCGACTACGGCACCGGCGCGCAGATCCTGTACGACCTCGGCGTCCGCTCGATGCGGCTGCTGACCAACAACCCGGCCAAGCGGGCCGGCCTGGAGGGGTACGGCCTCACCGTGACCGGCCGGGAGGGGCTGCCCGTGCGGTCCAACCCGGAGAACATGCGCTACCTGCGCACCAAGCGGGACCGGATGGGTCACCTCCTGGACGGGCTGGACGAGGCGGCCGGGGCAGGCGAGGTGACCGAGGCGCCGATGGGGCGTCCGGTCGCCGACGACGAGATCGGAGCGTAG
- the pnuC gene encoding nicotinamide riboside transporter PnuC gives MTGPLGWLLDAQVHVAGSPVLAREIVGNVFGLASALLGLRRVVWAWPVGMIGNGLLFTVFLGGVFVTPQAHDLYGQAGRQVFFFAVSVYGWWRWSRNRRSGGGAEPAVVPRWATWRERLTLLVVAVAGTAAAYPVLAALGSWGPLPDAWILVGSLLATYGMARGWVEFWLVWIAVDAVGVPLLLRGGFYPSAAMYLVYGAFCAAGFLTWWRTSRAATAARTPIPATYSEVVA, from the coding sequence GTGACCGGGCCGCTGGGCTGGCTGCTCGACGCCCAGGTGCACGTCGCCGGCTCGCCGGTGCTGGCCCGGGAGATCGTCGGCAACGTCTTCGGGCTGGCGTCGGCGCTGCTCGGGTTGCGCCGGGTGGTCTGGGCCTGGCCGGTCGGCATGATCGGTAACGGGCTGCTGTTCACCGTGTTCCTCGGCGGCGTGTTCGTCACCCCGCAGGCGCACGACCTCTACGGTCAGGCCGGCCGCCAGGTCTTCTTCTTCGCGGTGAGCGTCTACGGCTGGTGGCGCTGGTCGCGTAACCGCCGTTCCGGTGGCGGCGCGGAGCCCGCCGTGGTGCCGCGCTGGGCCACCTGGCGGGAGCGGCTGACCCTGCTCGTCGTCGCGGTCGCCGGCACGGCCGCCGCGTACCCGGTGCTGGCCGCGCTGGGCTCGTGGGGTCCGCTGCCGGACGCCTGGATCCTGGTCGGCAGCCTGCTCGCCACCTACGGCATGGCCCGGGGCTGGGTGGAGTTCTGGCTGGTCTGGATCGCCGTCGACGCGGTGGGCGTCCCGCTGCTGCTGCGCGGCGGCTTCTACCCGTCGGCCGCCATGTACCTGGTCTACGGCGCGTTCTGCGCGGCCGGCTTCCTCACCTGGTGGCGCACCTCGCGGGCGGCCACCGCCGCGCGCACGCCGATCCCGGCGACGTACTCGGAGGTCGTGGCATGA
- a CDS encoding riboflavin synthase — translation MFTGIVEELGEIVRSTETADDSALIAVRGPLVTSDARHGDSIAVNGVCLTVVDVDGVVFTADVMGETLRRTALGALRPGDPVNLERAAALNSRLGGHLVQGHVDGVGEVVGRESAARWETVRFRLPAGLSRYVVEKGSITVDGVSLTVAEVGDDWFSVGLIPTTQKLTVLGGKRVGDPVNLEVDVLAKYVERLLGGAR, via the coding sequence ATGTTCACCGGCATCGTCGAGGAGCTGGGCGAGATCGTCCGGAGCACCGAGACCGCTGACGACTCGGCGCTGATCGCCGTCCGCGGCCCGCTCGTGACCTCGGACGCCCGGCACGGCGACTCCATCGCGGTCAACGGGGTCTGCCTGACCGTGGTGGACGTCGACGGGGTCGTCTTCACCGCCGACGTGATGGGCGAGACGCTGCGCCGCACCGCGCTCGGCGCGCTGCGCCCCGGTGATCCGGTCAACCTGGAGCGGGCCGCCGCGCTGAACAGTCGGCTCGGTGGGCACCTGGTGCAGGGGCACGTCGACGGCGTGGGCGAGGTTGTCGGCCGGGAGTCGGCCGCGCGGTGGGAGACGGTCCGGTTCCGGCTGCCGGCCGGGTTGTCCCGCTATGTGGTGGAGAAGGGCTCGATCACCGTGGACGGCGTGTCGCTGACCGTGGCCGAGGTGGGCGACGACTGGTTCTCGGTCGGGCTGATCCCGACCACCCAGAAGCTCACCGTGCTCGGGGGCAAACGGGTCGGCGACCCGGTGAACCTGGAGGTGGACGTGCTGGCCAAGTACGTGGAACGGCTGCTGGGCGGCGCCCGGTGA
- the ribD gene encoding bifunctional diaminohydroxyphosphoribosylaminopyrimidine deaminase/5-amino-6-(5-phosphoribosylamino)uracil reductase RibD — protein MASVSVDEAMRRAVELAARGLGATSPNPVVGCLLLDADGEVVGEGFHAYAGGPHAEIVALAQAGTRARGGTAVVTLEPCDHTGRTGPCSHALIGAGVAHVVVAVPDPNPVASGGAATLRAAGVQVTLGVRGAEAEAGNVAWLTSMRRGWPYLIWKYAATLDGRSAAADGTSMWITSEAARTDVHALRGTVDAVLAGVGTVLADDPRLTARNLRDGTLAIRQPLRVVVDSSGRTPLDARVRDGAARTWVATAAEVGAGPDGRVDLAALLAELHHRGVRAALLEGGPTLAGAFLAAGLVDRIVGYVAPKLLGAGPTALLDAGVTTIADAIDLEITDVTPVGPDLRITALPRKREA, from the coding sequence ATGGCGAGCGTCTCCGTCGACGAGGCGATGCGTCGCGCCGTCGAGCTGGCCGCCCGCGGCCTCGGCGCCACCAGCCCCAACCCGGTCGTCGGCTGCCTGCTGCTGGACGCCGACGGCGAGGTCGTCGGCGAGGGCTTCCACGCCTACGCCGGCGGGCCGCACGCCGAGATCGTCGCGCTGGCGCAGGCCGGCACGCGGGCCCGGGGCGGCACCGCCGTGGTCACGCTGGAACCCTGCGACCACACCGGCCGCACCGGCCCGTGCAGCCACGCGCTCATCGGCGCCGGGGTGGCCCACGTCGTGGTCGCCGTGCCCGACCCGAACCCGGTGGCGTCCGGCGGCGCGGCCACCCTGCGCGCCGCCGGGGTCCAGGTGACCCTCGGGGTACGCGGCGCGGAGGCCGAGGCCGGTAACGTCGCCTGGCTCACCTCGATGCGCCGGGGCTGGCCCTACCTGATCTGGAAGTACGCGGCCACGCTCGACGGGCGCTCCGCCGCCGCCGACGGCACCAGCATGTGGATCACCTCGGAGGCGGCCCGCACCGACGTGCACGCGCTGCGTGGCACCGTCGACGCGGTCCTCGCCGGGGTGGGCACCGTGCTCGCCGACGATCCCCGGCTCACCGCCCGCAACCTGCGCGACGGCACGCTCGCCATCCGGCAGCCGCTGCGGGTGGTGGTGGACAGCTCGGGGCGTACCCCCCTCGACGCCCGGGTCCGCGACGGCGCCGCGCGCACCTGGGTGGCCACCGCCGCGGAGGTCGGCGCCGGCCCGGACGGCCGGGTCGACCTGGCGGCCCTGCTGGCCGAGCTGCACCACCGCGGCGTGCGGGCCGCGCTGCTGGAGGGCGGCCCCACGCTGGCCGGCGCGTTCCTCGCCGCCGGACTGGTCGACCGGATCGTCGGCTACGTGGCGCCGAAGCTGCTCGGCGCCGGCCCCACCGCGCTGCTCGACGCCGGCGTGACGACCATCGCCGACGCCATCGACCTGGAGATCACCGACGTTACGCCCGTCGGCCCCGACCTGCGGATCACCGCGCTGCCCCGGAAGAGGGAGGCCTGA
- a CDS encoding response regulator, producing MDPAGDRPDVILVVDDDEDIARFVEFNLRLHGFEVLHAADGQEALEVIERQRPDLAVVDLMMPRVDGLELTRRLRADPMTSALPVIMLTAKGMTSDKVNGLSAGADDYLVKPFDTAELVARVSSTLRRNKEFREVSPLTGLPGNSRIRREISDRVRSGVDYAVGYVDIDRFKSVNDRYGFVRGDEFISALARSLHRAVVSIGLPPAFLGHVGGDDFVIVCAPTQVRPLTSRAVVDFENAADTLYDPTDRERGFVELKDRRGNIRRAALVTLSIGVSLSDSGKRFTDPLEAIAVASEMKTVAKSQPGSYVAVDRRRGVT from the coding sequence ATGGACCCGGCCGGCGACCGACCCGACGTCATCCTGGTCGTCGACGACGACGAGGACATCGCCCGCTTCGTCGAGTTCAACCTGCGCCTGCACGGCTTCGAGGTGCTGCACGCCGCCGACGGCCAGGAGGCGCTGGAGGTGATCGAACGGCAACGGCCGGACCTGGCCGTGGTCGACCTGATGATGCCCCGGGTCGACGGCCTGGAGCTGACCCGCCGGCTGCGCGCCGACCCGATGACCTCGGCGCTGCCGGTGATCATGTTGACCGCCAAGGGGATGACCTCCGACAAGGTCAACGGCCTCAGCGCGGGCGCCGACGACTACCTGGTCAAGCCGTTCGACACCGCCGAGCTGGTCGCCCGGGTCAGCTCCACGCTGCGCCGCAACAAGGAGTTCCGGGAGGTCTCCCCGCTGACCGGCCTGCCCGGCAACAGCCGCATCCGGCGGGAGATCAGCGACCGGGTGCGCAGCGGCGTCGACTACGCCGTCGGCTACGTCGACATCGACCGGTTCAAGAGCGTCAACGACCGCTACGGCTTCGTCCGCGGCGACGAGTTCATCTCCGCGCTGGCCCGCAGCCTGCACCGGGCGGTGGTGTCGATCGGGCTGCCGCCGGCCTTCCTCGGCCACGTCGGCGGCGACGACTTCGTCATCGTCTGCGCGCCGACCCAGGTCCGACCGCTGACCAGCCGCGCGGTGGTCGACTTCGAGAACGCCGCCGACACGCTCTACGACCCCACCGACCGGGAGCGCGGCTTCGTGGAGCTGAAGGACCGCCGCGGTAACATCCGCCGGGCCGCGCTGGTCACCCTCTCCATCGGCGTGTCGCTGTCCGACAGCGGCAAGCGGTTCACCGACCCGCTGGAGGCGATCGCCGTGGCCTCCGAGATGAAGACGGTGGCCAAGAGCCAACCCGGGTCCTACGTGGCGGTCGACCGCCGCCGCGGCGTCACCTGA
- the rpe gene encoding ribulose-phosphate 3-epimerase, whose product MTVPPLVVAPSILAADFARLADEVRAVESAADWLHVDVMDNHFVPNLTIGLPVVQSLLAATELPFDVHLMITDPRRWAPGYADAGAYNVTFHAEACDDPVALAKDLRSAGAKAGLAIDRDTPIEPYLDLLPSFDTLLIMTIKAGFGGQRFLPSLLDKVRAARRHVDGGHLELRIEVDGGIAADTIEQAAAAGADAFVAGTAVYGADDPAEAVRRLRGLAERAMTGA is encoded by the coding sequence GTGACCGTACCGCCGCTCGTCGTCGCGCCCAGCATCCTGGCCGCCGATTTCGCCCGCCTCGCCGACGAGGTCCGCGCCGTGGAGTCCGCCGCCGACTGGCTGCACGTGGACGTGATGGACAACCACTTCGTCCCCAACCTGACCATCGGCCTGCCGGTGGTGCAGAGCCTGCTGGCGGCCACCGAGCTGCCGTTCGACGTGCACCTGATGATCACCGACCCGCGCCGGTGGGCCCCGGGCTACGCCGACGCGGGGGCGTACAACGTCACCTTCCACGCCGAGGCGTGCGACGACCCGGTGGCGCTGGCGAAGGACCTGCGCTCCGCCGGGGCGAAGGCAGGGCTGGCGATCGACCGGGACACCCCGATCGAGCCCTACCTGGATCTGCTGCCCAGCTTCGACACGCTGCTGATCATGACGATCAAGGCCGGCTTCGGGGGCCAGCGGTTCCTGCCGTCGCTGCTGGACAAGGTGCGCGCCGCCCGCCGGCACGTGGACGGCGGTCACCTGGAGCTGCGCATCGAGGTCGACGGCGGCATCGCCGCCGACACCATCGAGCAGGCCGCCGCCGCCGGCGCCGACGCGTTCGTCGCCGGCACCGCGGTCTACGGCGCCGACGACCCGGCCGAGGCGGTACGCCGCCTGCGGGGCCTGGCGGAACGTGCGATGACCGGGGCCTGA
- a CDS encoding septum formation family protein: MRRWLHAFALAGAVTAALTGCVQAHRADGDLVDDWAALPAPRLFVPATDACLPRLTAVVQAATYETVDCARSHLAEAVHVGAFTGPAALGARPEPGSPELRTARAECDQRAREMIGGDWHAARLTLNIALPPATAWLSGARWFRCDLAETDSIDNTRPVNRVGSLRGALVGDNPLVHRCFDPKLIGANLNYMAPVLCTEPHRAEFVGVYVERDMSWAEFTRAAPAAHRRCMRLIAAFANVPDNAELPYRAGSIFYPPSQREWEEGDRGVRCFLWSDDRKLTRSMRGAGPEGLPVI, encoded by the coding sequence ATGCGACGGTGGCTCCACGCGTTCGCGCTGGCCGGCGCGGTGACGGCGGCGCTGACCGGCTGCGTCCAGGCGCACCGGGCCGACGGTGACCTCGTCGACGACTGGGCGGCGCTGCCGGCGCCCCGGCTCTTCGTCCCGGCCACCGACGCCTGCCTGCCCCGGCTGACCGCGGTGGTGCAGGCCGCCACGTACGAGACGGTCGACTGCGCGCGCAGCCACCTGGCCGAGGCGGTGCACGTCGGCGCCTTCACCGGGCCGGCGGCGCTCGGCGCCCGCCCCGAGCCGGGCTCACCGGAGTTGCGCACCGCCCGGGCCGAGTGCGACCAGCGGGCCCGGGAGATGATCGGCGGGGACTGGCACGCCGCTCGGCTCACCCTGAACATCGCGCTGCCCCCGGCCACCGCCTGGCTCTCCGGCGCCCGCTGGTTCCGCTGCGACCTGGCCGAGACCGACAGCATCGACAACACCCGGCCGGTCAACCGGGTGGGCAGCCTGCGCGGCGCGCTGGTCGGCGACAACCCGCTGGTGCACCGCTGCTTCGACCCGAAGCTGATCGGCGCGAACCTCAACTACATGGCTCCCGTGCTGTGCACCGAACCGCACCGCGCCGAGTTCGTCGGCGTCTACGTCGAACGGGACATGAGCTGGGCGGAGTTCACCCGGGCCGCGCCGGCGGCGCACCGGCGGTGCATGAGGCTGATCGCCGCGTTCGCCAACGTGCCGGACAATGCCGAGCTGCCCTACCGCGCCGGGTCCATCTTCTACCCGCCGTCGCAGCGGGAGTGGGAGGAGGGCGACCGGGGCGTGCGCTGTTTCCTGTGGAGCGACGACCGCAAACTGACCCGCTCGATGCGCGGCGCCGGCCCCGAGGGACTCCCCGTCATCTAG
- a CDS encoding septum formation family protein: MRRWWAAVAAGAVTVLALGACNAPAGVDRDLTDEWPVFAAPVGFVPKADVCHPTVADVGYLSGYQPVDCATAHRVETLHVGTLTGPDAGRSAPPRAGSAGIRTAHAECARQVTRAVGADWRSGRLQLSVVFPSALAWSGGARWYRCDVAEVNGLDEGNVTARTGTLRGALKPGSPLALACFNPKLSKDEVRAMRPVACTAKHHAEFVGIYQAPDISYAEFQRTSLRAHKACRGLIATYAKVPNDGNMQYRAGTIIYHPFEQQWRDGDRGVQCFLWVSERTLSRSVRGAGGKALPIS, encoded by the coding sequence ATGCGGCGATGGTGGGCGGCGGTCGCCGCGGGCGCGGTGACGGTGCTGGCACTCGGCGCCTGCAACGCGCCGGCCGGGGTCGACCGCGACCTGACCGACGAGTGGCCGGTCTTCGCCGCCCCGGTGGGCTTCGTGCCGAAGGCCGACGTCTGCCATCCCACCGTCGCGGACGTGGGTTATCTCAGCGGCTACCAGCCGGTCGACTGCGCCACCGCGCACCGGGTCGAGACGCTGCACGTCGGCACGCTGACCGGCCCGGACGCCGGGCGCTCCGCGCCGCCGCGGGCCGGCTCGGCCGGCATCCGCACCGCACACGCCGAGTGTGCCCGGCAGGTGACCCGGGCGGTCGGCGCGGACTGGCGCTCCGGGCGGTTGCAGCTCTCGGTGGTCTTCCCCTCCGCCCTGGCCTGGTCCGGCGGCGCGCGCTGGTACCGCTGCGACGTCGCCGAGGTGAACGGCCTGGACGAGGGGAACGTGACCGCCCGCACCGGCACCCTGCGCGGTGCCCTCAAGCCGGGCTCGCCGCTGGCGCTGGCCTGCTTCAACCCGAAGCTGAGCAAGGACGAGGTGCGGGCCATGCGGCCGGTCGCCTGCACCGCGAAGCACCATGCCGAGTTCGTCGGGATCTACCAGGCGCCCGACATCAGCTACGCCGAGTTCCAGCGCACCTCACTGCGGGCGCACAAGGCGTGCCGGGGCCTGATCGCGACGTACGCCAAGGTGCCGAACGACGGAAACATGCAGTACCGGGCCGGCACCATCATCTACCATCCGTTCGAGCAGCAGTGGCGCGACGGCGACCGGGGCGTGCAGTGCTTCCTGTGGGTCTCCGAGCGGACGCTGAGCCGCTCGGTCCGCGGCGCGGGCGGCAAGGCACTGCCGATCAGCTGA
- a CDS encoding M28 family peptidase: MRRSTPTTSLVLALVATLTTASLAGTAAAAPAAAPAPAPAVAALAAPDVSLTNVQAHLSQLNSIATSNGGNRRAGSAGYAASVSYVKGKLQAAGYTVTEQTCTSCTYPGSNLIAEWPQGPADQVVMFGAHLDSVSAGPGINDNGSGSATLLENALVLAAQNPTMTKRVRFAWWNGEEQGLQGSKQYVNQLSTTQRGYIKGYYNFDMVGSPNGGYFINRITSATAAPLKAYWDSFGIQPEENTEGQGRSDDYSFANAGIQTSGYAAGASYTKTAAQAAKWGGTSGAAYDGCYHRSCDTASNINTTVLNRSADGVAYAIWALAVGGGTPTNDFSVAVSPTAGSVARGGSTTATVSTATTSGSAQTVALSASGAPSGVTVGFSPSSVTSGGSATMTVSASSTATTGTFTVTVTGTGSATRTASYTLTVTGGSGGCTGGQLIGNGGFESGSTPWTASSGVITNDSGQAARTGSYKAWLDGYGSSHTDTLSQSVTLPAGCTSYTLAFWLHIDSAETTTSTAYDKLTVQVGSTTLATYSNLNKATGYTQRTFNLAGYAGQTVTFKWTGVEDASLQTSFVVDDVTLQVG, translated from the coding sequence ATGAGACGCAGCACGCCGACCACGAGCCTCGTGCTCGCCCTCGTCGCCACCCTGACGACGGCGAGCCTGGCCGGCACCGCCGCCGCCGCGCCCGCAGCCGCCCCCGCTCCCGCCCCGGCCGTCGCCGCGCTCGCCGCACCGGACGTCTCCCTGACCAACGTGCAGGCCCATCTCAGCCAGCTCAACTCCATCGCCACCAGCAACGGCGGCAACCGACGGGCCGGCTCGGCCGGCTACGCCGCGTCGGTCAGCTACGTCAAGGGCAAGCTCCAGGCCGCCGGCTACACGGTCACCGAGCAGACCTGCACCTCCTGCACCTACCCGGGCAGCAACCTGATCGCCGAGTGGCCGCAGGGCCCGGCCGACCAGGTGGTGATGTTCGGCGCCCACCTGGACAGCGTCTCCGCCGGCCCCGGCATCAACGACAACGGCTCCGGCTCGGCCACGCTGCTGGAGAACGCGCTGGTGCTCGCCGCGCAGAACCCGACCATGACCAAGCGGGTGCGGTTCGCCTGGTGGAACGGCGAGGAGCAGGGGCTGCAGGGCTCCAAGCAATACGTCAACCAGCTCAGCACCACCCAGCGGGGCTACATCAAGGGCTACTACAACTTCGACATGGTCGGCTCGCCCAACGGCGGCTACTTCATCAACCGGATCACCTCCGCCACCGCCGCGCCGCTGAAGGCGTACTGGGACTCGTTCGGCATCCAGCCGGAGGAGAACACCGAGGGCCAGGGCCGCTCCGACGACTACTCGTTCGCCAACGCCGGCATCCAGACCTCCGGCTACGCCGCCGGCGCCAGCTACACCAAGACCGCGGCGCAGGCCGCGAAGTGGGGCGGCACCTCCGGCGCGGCGTACGACGGCTGCTACCACCGCTCCTGCGACACTGCCAGCAACATCAACACGACGGTGCTCAACCGCAGCGCCGACGGTGTGGCGTACGCGATCTGGGCGCTCGCGGTCGGCGGCGGCACGCCGACCAACGACTTCTCCGTCGCGGTGAGCCCCACCGCCGGCAGCGTCGCGCGGGGCGGCTCCACCACCGCCACGGTCAGCACCGCCACCACCTCCGGCAGCGCCCAGACCGTCGCGCTGTCGGCCAGCGGCGCGCCGAGCGGGGTCACTGTTGGCTTCAGCCCGTCGTCGGTCACCTCGGGCGGCTCCGCCACCATGACGGTCAGCGCCTCGTCCACCGCGACCACCGGCACGTTCACCGTCACCGTCACCGGGACCGGCTCGGCCACCCGCACCGCCAGCTACACGCTCACCGTGACCGGCGGCAGCGGCGGCTGCACCGGCGGGCAGCTCATCGGCAACGGCGGCTTCGAGTCGGGCAGCACGCCGTGGACGGCCAGCTCGGGCGTGATCACCAACGATTCCGGCCAGGCGGCCCGCACCGGCTCCTACAAGGCCTGGCTGGACGGCTACGGCTCGTCGCACACCGACACGCTGTCCCAGTCGGTGACCCTGCCGGCCGGCTGCACCAGCTACACGCTGGCGTTCTGGCTGCACATCGACTCGGCCGAGACCACCACCTCGACCGCGTACGACAAGCTGACCGTGCAGGTCGGGTCGACCACGCTGGCGACGTACTCGAACCTGAACAAGGCCACCGGCTACACCCAGCGCACCTTCAACCTGGCCGGCTACGCGGGCCAGACGGTCACGTTCAAGTGGACCGGCGTCGAGGACGCCTCGTTGCAGACCAGCTTCGTGGTCGACGACGTGACGCTCCAGGTCGGCTGA